In Hypomesus transpacificus isolate Combined female chromosome 4, fHypTra1, whole genome shotgun sequence, the following are encoded in one genomic region:
- the LOC124467396 gene encoding uncharacterized protein LOC124467396, protein MFNTDQPRGKRRFSTPSTCTVKSTTFHFFVLSEPTLYTPKGSEEIEFAHAGLGKRMLSLADHLKHSEIVSLVEDEYSKLKTLKGGWMFSKGTGGSGRRKLTIIPIDSEGYSTRVLKAASNNGKNTIYVVPIQEHLSTEPLPYDSPEFSKMPQSTCITCGSEMPLQLLPLHVGQCSGTITGNTPGASLDEDCHVIDQPVEPTTGTREGMGVSFEVCPICLTPYPFDILLSHASTCGDRMGITHSESASPTRREELPGPSVQHLSIQLSAAHMNEQDPWKACQLFREELLDRNSEHRRLSLTLDMFDEPEEQDSSLISFYKMNNVNWAAPFKCHLRGDAAVGEGVNRHVLSLVMQKLKTGFSINLGSAGLTTLFEGEKEHRVPSAAAVLRASNLFEMAGRMIGHSVLHGGPGFSGLSFPVVKLLTGRHRDTAASALTLQDCPDLDHRETIALLTKAKMTAAETTSVTDLCLSWDLPVPSPTNHDWLFQELLTQAVLDRVAQPIKQIRKGLKDTGIWPLLSDRPDVHPIIFPREADEELDAQTVIKNICWPKPTSDSDQDDYSYN, encoded by the exons ATGTTTAATACCGATCAGCCAAGAGGAAAAAGACGGTTCTCAACCCCTTCCACCTGCACTGTAAAAAGTACAACCTTTCATTTTTTTGTCCTTTCTGAACCAACCCTGTATACACCAAAGGGCTCTGAAGAGATAGAATTTGCCCATGCTGGCCTTGGTAAAAGGATGCTCAGTCTAGCAGACCACTTGAAGCACAGTGAG atTGTGTCTCTTGTAGAGGATGAATACTCTAAACTGAAGACCCTAAAAGGAGGATGGATGTTTTCCAAGGGAACAG gtgGTAGTGGGCGTCGCAAGCTCACAATTATTCCAATAGACTCTGAAGGCTACTCCACACGTGTGTTAAAAGCAGCTTCAAACAATGGAAAGAACACAATCTATGTGGTTCCAATACAAGAGCACCTATCTACAGAGCCATTGCCTTATGACTCACCTGAGTTTTCAAAGATGCCACAGTCAACCTGCATCACCTGTGGTAGTGAAATGCCCTTGCAGCTCTTGCCGTTGCATGTGGGACAATGCAGTGGCACAATAACT GGCAATACACCTGGGGCTAGTCTTGATGAAGATTGCCATGTCATTGATCAGCCAGTTGAACCTACCACAGGGACCAGAGAAGGGATGGGAGTATCTTTTGAG gtttgcCCAATTTGTCTTACACCATACCCATTTGATATCCTGTTATCTCATGCAAGCACGTGTGGTGATAG AATGGGCATCACTCACAGCGAATCAGCCAGCCCTACAAGGAGAGAGGAATTGCCAGGACCCTCAGTTCAACATCTGTCCATACAACTCTCAGCAG CACATATGAACGAACAAGATCCTTGGAAAGCATGTCAGCTGTTCCGAGAAGAACTACTGGACAGAAACTCCGAACATcgacgtctctctctcactctcgacATGTTTGATGAACCAGAAGAACAGGACAGTTCGCTGATTTCGTTCTATAAAATGAACAATGTTAACTGGGCTGCTCCATTCAAGTGCCATCTGAGAG gAGATGCAGCTGTTGGCGAAGGGGTGAACCGACATGTTTTGTCATTGGTCATGCAAAAACTGAAAACTGGTTTCAGTATAAATCTAG GCTCTGCTGGTCTCACAACCCTTTTTGAAGGCGAAAAAGAACATCGGGTTCCCTCCGCAGCTGCTGTGCTTAGGGCAAGTAACCTGTTTGAGATGGCAGGCCGGATGATTGGCCACTCTGTCCTGCATGGTGGTCCTGGTTTCTCAGGACTCAGTTTTCCTGTGgttaaacttttgactggtagaCACAGGGACACTGCAGCATCCGCTCTGACCCTGCAGGACTGTCCTGATCTAGATCACCGCGAAACAATTGCTCTT CTCACAAAAGCAAAAATGACTGCAGCAGAAACCACCAGTGTGACTGATCTTTGCCTGTCCTGGGATCTCCCGGTTCCTTCACCTACCAATCATGACTGGCTGTTTCAAGAACTGCTCACACAAGCA GTACTTGATCGTGTTGCGCAACCCATTAAACAGATCCGGAAAGGCCTGAAAGACACAGGAATCTGGCCGCTTCTGTCAGATAGACCAGATGTTCACCCCATCATTTTCCCACGGGAGGCAGATGAGGAGCTTGATGCGCAA ACTGTGATCAAGAACATTTGCTGGCCAAAACCGACATCTGACAGCGACCAGGATGA TTACTCTTATAACTGA